From Pseudanabaena sp. PCC 6802, one genomic window encodes:
- the phnK gene encoding phosphonate C-P lyase system protein PhnK, which translates to MQPLLKVRHLSKSYGAIQACDRVSFDLYPGQVLGIVGESGSGKTTLLNAIAGKLAIDMGAISYTNNNGEPLDIIQLPEPQRRRLMRTEWGFVQQNPHDGLRMKASAGANIAERLLDVGARHYGNMRQEAAYWLQQVEIDPSRMDDVPTTFSGGMKQRLQLARVLVTRPRLVLMDEPTGGLDVSVQARLLDLLRSLVRTFHLSIILVTHDLGVARLLAHRLLVMKNSQVVEEGLTDRVLDDPQHPYTQLLASATLTP; encoded by the coding sequence ATGCAACCCCTACTCAAAGTACGACATCTTAGTAAATCCTACGGCGCAATTCAGGCGTGCGATCGCGTCTCTTTCGACCTTTATCCCGGTCAAGTGTTGGGAATCGTCGGCGAGTCCGGTTCGGGCAAGACGACCTTGCTGAACGCGATCGCGGGCAAACTCGCGATCGATATGGGCGCGATCTCCTACACCAACAATAATGGAGAGCCACTAGATATTATCCAATTACCAGAACCACAGCGCCGTCGGTTGATGAGAACGGAATGGGGATTTGTGCAGCAGAACCCCCACGATGGATTGCGGATGAAAGCGAGTGCTGGAGCTAATATAGCGGAGCGGCTGCTCGATGTGGGAGCGCGACACTATGGCAACATGCGCCAGGAGGCAGCTTACTGGTTGCAACAGGTGGAAATCGATCCATCTCGCATGGACGACGTCCCTACAACTTTTTCGGGAGGTATGAAGCAGCGCTTGCAACTGGCTCGCGTCCTGGTCACCCGCCCTCGCCTGGTTTTGATGGACGAACCAACCGGAGGATTAGATGTATCGGTACAGGCGCGCTTGCTGGATTTACTGCGATCGCTCGTCCGCACCTTTCACCTCAGCATCATTCTTGTTACCCACGATCTTGGAGTGGCAAGGCTTTTAGCCCATCGCCTGCTGGTAATGAAAAACAGCCAGGTCGTGGAAGAAGGGCTGACCGATCGGGTGCTGGACGATCCCCAGCATCCCTACACCCAACTTTTAGCAAGCGCTACCCTCACTCCTTAA
- the phnE gene encoding phosphonate ABC transporter, permease protein PhnE yields MKAPKQDNLINSPNNGSGFSPEAIAMLEREAKLVTIKRVIFSIAAIAILIASFMQSEIDLPQLLSRGDNMSEYIRGYFPPDFSDWSYYLEETLDTISMGIWGTLLAAIAAVPLSVLASNNICPFWIVQPVRRILDILRAINELVFALIFVVAVGLGPFAGVLALFVYTTGILGKLFSEAVEAIDMGPVEGIRATGASKVQEVIYGVIPQVMPLWTSFTLYRFESNVRSASVLGIVGAGGIGVSLYQSFGSFQYQKVCAILIILVAATAIIDALSARIRAWLV; encoded by the coding sequence ATGAAAGCTCCAAAACAGGACAATCTTATCAACAGCCCAAATAATGGGTCTGGGTTTTCTCCAGAAGCGATCGCCATGCTGGAACGGGAAGCAAAACTTGTCACAATAAAGCGGGTGATATTCTCGATTGCCGCAATTGCGATTTTGATAGCTTCATTTATGCAGAGCGAGATCGATTTACCCCAATTGCTTTCACGTGGGGATAACATGTCTGAATACATCCGGGGATATTTCCCACCCGATTTTTCGGATTGGTCGTATTACCTGGAAGAAACGCTCGATACTATATCGATGGGAATTTGGGGAACCTTGCTCGCAGCGATCGCAGCGGTACCTCTTTCAGTTCTTGCATCCAATAATATCTGTCCGTTTTGGATCGTACAGCCCGTGCGGCGCATACTGGATATCCTCCGAGCCATTAACGAATTAGTTTTTGCACTCATCTTTGTAGTTGCTGTGGGGTTGGGGCCATTTGCTGGAGTACTGGCACTGTTTGTCTACACTACTGGTATCCTAGGGAAACTCTTCTCAGAGGCGGTGGAAGCGATCGACATGGGGCCAGTGGAAGGCATCCGCGCTACAGGGGCTTCAAAGGTGCAAGAAGTTATTTACGGAGTGATCCCTCAAGTTATGCCCCTGTGGACTTCATTTACTCTATATCGCTTTGAATCGAACGTTCGTTCTGCTTCTGTCCTGGGAATTGTTGGTGCTGGTGGAATTGGCGTTTCGCTATATCAAAGCTTTGGCTCGTTTCAATATCAGAAAGTCTGCGCTATTTTGATTATTTTGGTAGCTGCTACAGCTATCATTGACGCTTTATCAGCTAGAATTCGCGCCTGGTTAGTTTGA
- a CDS encoding GNAT family N-acetyltransferase, which yields MRKNALEIPLDIRCATSADLPLLQELYADMDAENPLPAETIAELFDAIAMVPNYFIYLAFQESGPVGTFSLLYVPTMMHRGYHKYAILDAVTVRSDRRGQGIGAAMMRAAIQLSAEAGCYKVALSSNLKRDRAHEFYRSLGFKQHGWSFKCVLSKTKMEV from the coding sequence ATGAGAAAAAACGCCTTAGAAATCCCCTTAGACATTCGTTGTGCCACCTCCGCCGATCTGCCTCTCCTTCAGGAACTTTATGCTGACATGGATGCAGAGAATCCATTACCCGCTGAAACGATCGCAGAACTATTCGACGCGATCGCGATGGTTCCCAACTATTTTATCTATCTAGCATTTCAGGAAAGCGGGCCAGTCGGTACGTTTAGCCTCCTCTACGTTCCCACCATGATGCATCGCGGCTATCACAAGTATGCCATCCTCGATGCCGTGACGGTGCGTTCGGATCGGCGCGGTCAGGGCATCGGCGCGGCGATGATGCGGGCTGCAATCCAACTCAGTGCCGAAGCGGGATGTTATAAAGTAGCGCTCTCATCTAATCTGAAACGCGATCGCGCCCATGAATTCTACCGATCGCTGGGATTCAAGCAACACGGTTGGAGTTTTAAGTGCGTTCTCAGTAAAACAAAAATGGAGGTCTGA
- the phnF gene encoding phosphonate metabolism transcriptional regulator PhnF has product MNSEITPLYVQIAAELRHNIQQNVYRVGEQLPTEAQLAERFAVNRHTLRQAISLLKTEGLLRVDRGRGTFVAGPTIRYPIGHRVRYNEALKAQGRQASFLLLRALETPADTAVAKGLEIAPGESVALVERLGFADGEPISITTGYFPLKHFPNLLDPFSLEQLQALQSLSKWLQQNYGCDHIRRSTTVSARSVLPQDARLLQLPLNQPVLLAESVNVDRAGKVIEYGVTRLRGDRVELAFENRI; this is encoded by the coding sequence ATGAACTCTGAAATTACACCGCTGTACGTCCAAATTGCCGCCGAACTGCGGCATAACATTCAGCAAAATGTCTATCGAGTTGGCGAGCAATTACCTACGGAAGCTCAGTTGGCAGAACGGTTTGCCGTCAATCGACATACTCTGAGACAGGCGATCTCCCTGCTGAAAACAGAGGGATTATTGCGGGTAGATCGCGGACGGGGAACTTTTGTAGCTGGCCCCACCATTCGCTATCCGATCGGGCATCGGGTTCGTTATAATGAAGCCCTTAAAGCCCAGGGGCGGCAAGCTAGCTTCCTACTCCTGCGCGCGCTAGAGACTCCAGCGGATACTGCCGTAGCAAAGGGGCTAGAAATCGCACCAGGCGAATCTGTAGCGCTCGTTGAAAGGCTGGGTTTTGCCGATGGCGAACCGATTAGCATCACAACGGGTTATTTTCCCCTCAAGCATTTTCCAAACCTGCTCGATCCATTTAGCCTCGAACAATTGCAAGCTCTTCAATCGCTTTCCAAGTGGTTGCAACAGAATTATGGCTGCGATCATATTCGTCGCTCCACTACAGTTTCCGCCCGCTCGGTTTTGCCGCAAGATGCGCGCTTGCTGCAATTACCGCTCAACCAGCCCGTGCTTTTAGCCGAATCAGTCAATGTTGATCGCGCCGGGAAAGTTATCGAATATGGCGTGACGCGACTGAGAGGCGATCGCGTTGAGTTAGCGTTTGAGAACAGAATTTAA
- the phnH gene encoding phosphonate C-P lyase system protein PhnH has product MTASFITPSLPGFANPVNDAQQTFRALLDACAHPGLPSAIASEIHPPVGLTPACASACLTLFDLDVAIWLQPSSEAAVKNWLQFHTGCQFATEPNRADFAVISQIDAMPELDRFNWGTHEQPEASTTLLIQIPSWGGGRSVTLTGYGILDRRAVRPQVNAAFWEQWEANHQAYPLGIDVFFFTGDAAIGLPRTTRAVRLEGTP; this is encoded by the coding sequence ATGACTGCGTCCTTTATTACTCCATCGCTTCCTGGTTTTGCCAACCCCGTCAATGATGCCCAGCAAACATTTCGAGCGCTGCTCGATGCCTGCGCCCATCCTGGTTTACCCAGCGCGATCGCATCTGAAATCCACCCACCTGTGGGGTTAACCCCTGCCTGCGCATCTGCTTGCTTAACGCTGTTCGACTTAGATGTAGCGATCTGGCTGCAACCGTCATCTGAGGCAGCAGTCAAAAATTGGTTGCAGTTTCATACGGGATGTCAGTTTGCGACAGAACCCAATCGCGCTGATTTTGCTGTCATTTCACAGATCGATGCCATGCCCGAACTCGATCGCTTCAATTGGGGCACCCACGAGCAACCGGAAGCCTCCACAACATTACTAATCCAAATTCCCAGTTGGGGAGGTGGGCGGTCTGTAACGCTTACAGGGTATGGAATTTTGGATCGGCGCGCAGTCCGACCGCAAGTTAATGCTGCGTTCTGGGAGCAATGGGAAGCAAATCATCAAGCCTATCCATTAGGGATTGATGTCTTCTTCTTTACAGGAGATGCTGCGATCGGCTTGCCACGCACAACTAGAGCAGTTAGATTGGAGGGAACGCCATGA
- a CDS encoding alpha-D-ribose 1-methylphosphonate 5-phosphate C-P-lyase PhnJ codes for MMTNSNRNNKDLNGNGYLAEDWNHSTGFNFAYLDEQTKRSIRRAILKAVAIPGHQIPFSSREMPMSYGWGTGGIQVTASVIGKDDILKVIDQGADDTTNAASIRNFFKKVCHVKTTQQTEAATLIQTRHRIPETPLREGQIIVFQVPIPEPLRWLEPSAAETRKMHALEEYGPMYVKLYEDITQYGHIATAYDYPAIVGDRYLMSPSPIPRFDNPKLHMSPALQLFGAGREKRIYAIPPYTPVKSLDFEDYPFSVERWDRACEFCGSTESYLDEVVIDDRGGRLWICSDTDYCNQRQSHATPTQSTTS; via the coding sequence ATGATGACAAACTCGAACCGCAATAACAAAGATCTGAACGGTAATGGCTATCTTGCCGAAGATTGGAATCACTCAACGGGATTCAATTTCGCTTACTTAGACGAGCAAACCAAGCGTTCCATTCGTCGCGCCATCTTAAAAGCTGTTGCTATCCCCGGCCATCAAATTCCCTTTTCCTCTAGGGAAATGCCCATGTCCTATGGCTGGGGCACGGGTGGCATTCAGGTGACGGCTTCCGTAATTGGCAAGGACGATATCTTGAAGGTTATCGATCAAGGCGCGGACGATACGACTAATGCCGCAAGCATTCGCAACTTTTTCAAGAAAGTCTGCCACGTAAAAACCACGCAGCAGACCGAAGCTGCGACCTTAATCCAAACCCGCCATCGCATTCCCGAAACACCTTTGCGAGAGGGACAGATTATCGTGTTTCAGGTGCCGATCCCCGAACCACTGCGCTGGCTGGAACCGTCAGCAGCGGAAACCCGCAAAATGCACGCTCTGGAAGAATACGGGCCGATGTACGTCAAGCTTTACGAAGACATCACGCAATACGGCCATATCGCCACCGCCTACGACTATCCAGCGATCGTCGGCGATCGCTACTTAATGAGTCCCAGCCCGATTCCGCGCTTTGACAATCCTAAACTGCACATGAGTCCGGCACTGCAACTATTTGGGGCTGGGCGAGAGAAACGCATCTATGCCATCCCTCCCTATACGCCTGTCAAAAGCCTGGATTTTGAAGACTATCCCTTTAGCGTGGAACGATGGGATCGAGCTTGCGAATTTTGCGGTTCAACGGAAAGTTACCTCGATGAAGTGGTTATCGACGACCGGGGCGGACGGCTCTGGATTTGCTCGGATACAGACTATTGCAATCAAAGGCAGTCACATGCAACCCCTACTCAAAGTACGACATCTTAG
- the phnG gene encoding phosphonate C-P lyase system protein PhnG yields the protein MEPAMTLQLERQAWMATLAKAALGTLEQHVGQLEGIPNYSFLRSPEIGLVMVRGRAGGNGQAFNLGEMPIARCAVQLAPSPEREAITGFSYVAGRSRRHAELAALCDALLQHPDWHDRVQAEVVRPLREQRDRQKGIRDRQTAATKVNFFTMLRGEVLS from the coding sequence ATGGAACCCGCAATGACCCTGCAACTAGAACGACAAGCATGGATGGCAACCCTGGCAAAAGCTGCTCTCGGTACACTGGAGCAACACGTCGGCCAATTGGAGGGTATACCCAACTACAGCTTTTTGCGATCGCCGGAAATCGGTCTGGTAATGGTGCGAGGTCGAGCAGGCGGGAACGGTCAGGCATTCAACCTGGGCGAAATGCCAATCGCTCGCTGTGCCGTCCAGTTAGCACCTTCTCCCGAGCGCGAGGCAATTACTGGGTTCAGTTATGTGGCAGGGCGATCGCGCCGCCATGCCGAACTGGCTGCTCTGTGCGATGCCCTCTTGCAGCATCCCGACTGGCACGATCGAGTGCAGGCTGAAGTTGTTCGCCCACTCCGAGAACAGCGCGATCGCCAGAAAGGCATCCGGGATCGCCAAACGGCAGCGACTAAAGTTAACTTTTTCACGATGCTTAGAGGCGAGGTGTTGAGCTAA
- the phnC gene encoding phosphonate ABC transporter ATP-binding protein yields MTATIEVSNLSKSFKGKPALQNISCFIAPGEMVALVGASGSGKSTLLRHLNGLATADAGTVLVFGIPLQTDGRYHSNVRSLRSQIGYIFQQFNLVNRLTVLENVLIGTLSRTNWWRSPLRLFDKEQKLHALSALERVGILEQAYKRSSHLSGGQQQRVAIARCLVQGAMIILADEPIASLDPESARKVMELLVELNQERGITIVSALHQIQYVRHYFKRAIALRDGEISFDGLTSMLNDAKLQTLYGLAASELVMSGHGELLV; encoded by the coding sequence GTGACCGCAACGATTGAAGTCAGTAACTTGTCCAAAAGTTTTAAAGGCAAACCTGCACTACAGAATATCTCGTGCTTCATCGCACCGGGAGAAATGGTTGCGCTAGTTGGAGCTTCCGGCTCTGGCAAATCCACTCTCTTGCGACACCTAAATGGCTTAGCAACTGCGGACGCTGGGACAGTTTTAGTTTTTGGCATCCCTTTGCAAACGGATGGACGCTATCATTCCAACGTTCGTTCCCTGCGCAGCCAGATTGGGTATATATTTCAGCAGTTCAATCTGGTAAACAGGTTGACGGTTTTGGAAAACGTCCTGATCGGCACTCTGTCCCGGACGAATTGGTGGCGATCGCCGCTACGCCTGTTTGATAAGGAACAGAAGCTGCACGCCCTCTCAGCACTAGAGCGAGTGGGAATTCTGGAACAGGCATATAAACGCTCCTCCCATTTATCAGGAGGGCAACAACAACGGGTAGCGATCGCTCGCTGCCTGGTTCAGGGAGCCATGATTATTCTGGCGGACGAGCCAATTGCTTCTCTAGACCCAGAATCTGCTCGTAAAGTGATGGAATTGCTAGTCGAACTGAATCAAGAACGCGGGATTACCATTGTCAGCGCCCTGCATCAGATTCAATACGTCCGCCATTACTTCAAACGAGCGATCGCGCTCAGAGATGGCGAGATTTCATTTGACGGATTGACCTCCATGTTAAACGATGCCAAGTTGCAAACCCTTTATGGGTTGGCAGCTTCAGAACTCGTGATGTCAGGTCATGGAGAACTCCTAGTCTGA
- a CDS encoding carbon-phosphorus lyase complex subunit PhnI — protein MAYVAVKGGEKAIENAEMLLQQLRRGDPTVPKLSLEQIEQQLKLAVDRVMAEGSLYDRELAALAIQQSWGDLVEAIFLLRAYRTTLPRFYYSQPLNTAEMHVRRRISAIFKDVPGGQCLGPTFDYIHRLLDFKLMAEEEAPSSAPEAEEELLPMSHATDILEREGTIQAESSLEEAAPIFDLTRQPLSFPVGRDARLQNLARADEGFLLSLAYSTQRGYGKNHPFAGEIRMGEVDVVICPEELGFEVVVGEITATEVQMVNQFKGNKDNPPQFTRGYGLVLGHNERKAMSVALVDRALRAEEFDETIRGPAQNIEFVMSHSDNVEAQGFVQHLKLPHYIDFQAELNLIRKLRQEKGSANGYNANGHQELEMSVSSDSLEILGCSGDRLDRSTTGSGTPVAEPILPGGERED, from the coding sequence ATGGCCTATGTAGCGGTTAAAGGCGGCGAAAAAGCGATCGAGAATGCGGAAATGCTCCTCCAGCAACTGCGGCGCGGCGATCCCACAGTTCCAAAACTTTCTCTAGAGCAGATCGAACAGCAACTGAAGCTAGCAGTCGATCGCGTCATGGCGGAAGGCAGTCTCTACGATCGCGAACTAGCAGCTTTAGCAATCCAACAATCCTGGGGCGATCTGGTGGAGGCGATTTTCCTGTTGCGCGCTTACCGCACTACGTTGCCCCGCTTCTACTACAGCCAACCGCTGAATACGGCAGAAATGCACGTCCGCCGTCGTATTTCCGCGATTTTTAAGGACGTGCCAGGCGGACAGTGCTTGGGGCCGACCTTCGACTACATCCACCGCTTGCTGGACTTCAAATTAATGGCTGAGGAGGAAGCGCCATCGTCTGCTCCAGAAGCAGAGGAAGAATTATTGCCCATGTCACATGCCACAGATATTCTGGAGCGTGAAGGAACGATTCAGGCCGAATCCAGCCTGGAAGAGGCAGCACCGATCTTCGATCTGACCCGCCAACCCCTCAGTTTTCCAGTTGGCAGAGATGCACGGTTGCAGAATCTCGCCCGCGCCGACGAGGGATTTCTACTGTCCCTAGCCTACTCAACTCAAAGGGGCTATGGTAAAAATCACCCTTTCGCTGGTGAAATTCGCATGGGTGAAGTGGATGTTGTCATTTGTCCGGAGGAATTGGGATTTGAGGTTGTAGTGGGTGAAATTACCGCTACGGAAGTGCAGATGGTGAACCAGTTTAAAGGTAATAAAGACAACCCGCCGCAGTTTACGCGGGGTTACGGTCTGGTTCTCGGACATAACGAACGCAAAGCCATGTCTGTGGCACTGGTCGATCGCGCCCTGCGAGCGGAGGAATTTGACGAAACGATCCGAGGACCTGCCCAAAATATTGAGTTCGTGATGTCCCATTCCGACAATGTCGAAGCTCAGGGTTTCGTCCAGCACCTGAAACTGCCGCACTATATTGACTTCCAAGCCGAACTCAACCTCATTCGCAAACTGCGTCAGGAGAAAGGCAGTGCGAACGGTTATAATGCCAACGGTCACCAAGAATTAGAAATGTCAGTATCGTCCGATTCGCTAGAAATATTGGGATGCTCAGGCGATCGCCTCGATCGTTCAACTACAGGATCGGGTACTCCAGTCGCAGAACCGATTTTGCCAGGAGGGGAGAGAGAAGATTGA
- the phnD gene encoding phosphonate ABC transporter substrate-binding protein, giving the protein MKRRSFVQPASLFALSLAGTKLISDFSTGTEAASALDIKQINFGILSTESQANLRPLWEPFIAQMSKSIGVPIKPFYVTQYAGVIEAMRFGKVQVAWYGGKSYIEAARIANAEVFAQVVNTDGTKGYYSHLIMNKANPLTTQAKAMGGDKFVIKNASKLTFAFNDPNSTSGFLVPSYYIFAKNDVDPKKAFKRLVFAGNHEATALAVANNQVDVSTNSNEILERLKKTNSSARQKLEVVWTSPVIPSDPIAYRKDLPEDLKKKFRNFFFNYKDSKILTPMGWGGFAAAQDKTWNAIRELDIAKQVLEIKNKDSLNEADKKKLNELNRQLQALQRG; this is encoded by the coding sequence ATGAAAAGACGTTCTTTTGTACAGCCAGCTTCTTTATTTGCGCTCTCCCTAGCTGGTACTAAGCTCATCTCGGACTTTTCAACTGGCACTGAAGCAGCAAGCGCGCTGGATATTAAGCAGATCAATTTTGGCATTCTCTCTACAGAATCGCAGGCTAATCTCAGACCTCTGTGGGAGCCATTTATTGCGCAAATGTCAAAATCAATCGGGGTTCCCATCAAGCCTTTCTACGTCACTCAATATGCCGGTGTTATTGAAGCAATGCGTTTTGGTAAAGTACAGGTTGCTTGGTATGGGGGTAAATCCTATATTGAGGCGGCGAGAATTGCCAACGCCGAGGTTTTTGCCCAGGTTGTCAATACCGATGGCACAAAGGGCTACTATTCCCACCTGATTATGAATAAAGCGAATCCCTTAACCACGCAAGCAAAAGCGATGGGTGGGGATAAATTCGTCATCAAAAATGCCTCAAAACTGACATTTGCCTTTAACGATCCTAACTCCACTTCGGGTTTTTTGGTGCCAAGTTATTACATTTTTGCTAAGAATGATGTCGACCCTAAGAAAGCATTTAAGCGACTGGTTTTCGCTGGAAACCACGAGGCAACGGCTTTAGCAGTAGCAAACAACCAGGTTGATGTTTCTACAAACAGTAATGAAATTCTAGAGCGCCTGAAAAAAACTAACTCAAGCGCTCGCCAAAAACTTGAAGTTGTTTGGACTTCTCCCGTTATTCCCAGCGATCCGATCGCCTATCGCAAGGATTTACCAGAGGATCTAAAGAAGAAATTTCGCAACTTCTTCTTCAACTATAAAGACTCCAAGATTCTCACCCCTATGGGTTGGGGAGGCTTTGCTGCTGCTCAGGACAAGACCTGGAACGCAATTCGCGAACTGGACATTGCCAAGCAGGTTCTGGAGATCAAAAACAAAGATAGTTTGAACGAAGCAGACAAGAAAAAGCTTAACGAGTTGAATCGCCAGCTTCAGGCTCTGCAAAGAGGTTAA